A region from the bacterium genome encodes:
- a CDS encoding F0F1 ATP synthase subunit epsilon, whose product MAEATSGKIMLEIVTPERVVVSEEVDEVVLPGIEGEFGVLEGHIPFLTTLKVGELVYRTGGKAEHLAVSWGYVEVTGGSVKVLVEAAERATEIDVNRARMALEEAEKMLTAGKDDPDYERAKVRLEKAVIRVQVAGKK is encoded by the coding sequence ATGGCAGAAGCTACCAGCGGAAAGATTATGCTCGAGATCGTCACGCCGGAAAGAGTCGTCGTCTCGGAAGAGGTGGACGAGGTCGTCCTTCCCGGTATCGAAGGGGAGTTCGGAGTCCTCGAGGGGCACATCCCGTTCCTCACCACCCTCAAGGTGGGGGAACTCGTCTACCGTACCGGGGGCAAGGCTGAGCACCTGGCTGTCTCCTGGGGATACGTGGAGGTGACAGGAGGCAGCGTCAAGGTCCTGGTGGAGGCCGCCGAAAGGGCCACCGAGATCGATGTGAACCGGGCGCGCATGGCTCTGGAAGAGGCCGAGAAGATGCTCACCGCCGGCAAGGACGACCCGGATTACGAGAGGGCCAAGGTCCGCCTGGAAAAAGCAGTGATAAGGGTCCAGGTGGCTGGAAAAAAATAG